The Actinoplanes sp. N902-109 genomic interval TGCTCGTGTTCGAGCTGGTGACGGGCCACCTCGTTGCCGCCGTGATCGAAGATCATGAAACGGGTGCTGGTGGTGCCCTGGTCCACGGCGCCGACGAAGTCAGCCACGGCGTGCCTCCACGGTCTCTGGTGTCTCGTCCGTTGGGATGCGGCCCGGCTCCGGCGGCTCGGCGGACGGCAGGAACCGCCCGACGAGCATCTGGTAGAGCCCGGCCCCGAGCAGGCCCCCGAGGATCGGGGCCACGATCGGTATCCAGAAGTACAGGTACCCGGTCTGGTCGCGGAACGCCCCGCCGTACCCGGTGAAGAAACTGGCCAGCCGCGGCCCGAGGTCCCGCGCGGGGTTGATCGCGTACCCGGCGTTCGTGCCCCAGGCCATGCCGATGCCCACGATGAGCAGGCCGATGACGAACGGCGCCAGGTTGGCCGCCGGCGGGGTGCCGGCCGCGTCGGTGATGGCCAGGATCAGGAAGAGCAGGATGGCCGTGCCGATGATCTGGTCCCGGAACGCGCCCCACTCGCTCACGGGCAGGGTCCCGTTGCCCGGCAGCGTGGAG includes:
- a CDS encoding MIP/aquaporin family protein — its product is MAARLKVPGLAGELAAEFAGTMILILFGVGVVAQVAGGGIGDHDSIAWAWGLGVMLGVYVAGRISGAHLNPAVTIALAAFKGFPWRKVAPYSVAQFLGAFVAALIVRWNYTEVLHAADPHLTVKTQGVFSTLPGNGTLPVSEWGAFRDQIIGTAILLFLILAITDAAGTPPAANLAPFVIGLLIVGIGMAWGTNAGYAINPARDLGPRLASFFTGYGGAFRDQTGYLYFWIPIVAPILGGLLGAGLYQMLVGRFLPSAEPPEPGRIPTDETPETVEARRG